In Patescibacteria group bacterium, one DNA window encodes the following:
- the tsaE gene encoding tRNA (adenosine(37)-N6)-threonylcarbamoyltransferase complex ATPase subunit type 1 TsaE, with amino-acid sequence MKKVFKNEKETLAFAERFAQKLRGGEVVALIGELGAGKTVFAKGMASGLGIKERVQSPTFLLMKIYNVRPSTGLGHKIKHLCHVDAYRLSDAVELVDIGILDWLGRADTVAVIEWADKVAALIRGRKVIKIKMKLGGGEEKRKVEVISN; translated from the coding sequence ATGAAAAAAGTTTTTAAAAATGAAAAAGAAACCTTGGCCTTCGCGGAACGGTTTGCCCAAAAATTGCGCGGAGGAGAAGTGGTTGCGTTAATTGGTGAGCTTGGCGCAGGGAAAACTGTTTTTGCGAAAGGCATGGCGAGTGGGCTCGGAATAAAAGAGCGAGTGCAGAGTCCGACGTTTTTGTTGATGAAGATTTATAATGTTCGCCCTTCGACAGGCTTAGGGCATAAAATTAAACACTTGTGTCATGTGGACGCGTATCGGTTGAGTGACGCCGTTGAATTAGTGGACATTGGAATTTTAGATTGGCTCGGCCGGGCGGATACCGTGGCCGTGATTGAGTGGGCGGACAAAGTTGCGGCGTTGATCCGTGGGAGAAAAGTGATAAAAATAAAAATGAAGTTGGGAGGGGGGGAGGAGAAGAGAAAAGTTGAAGTAATTAGTAATTAG
- a CDS encoding GspE/PulE family protein, with translation MANPSIDDLLKQYSGAGSPAPQAASEETQEKFEEKMTEIALKEKEKIAQAKAAELNFPYINLKGFPISPETLTSVPKEIAEKLKIICFLNTGTEIRIGAVDPNQEQIKEILLSLEDKFHSHGEIYLISKHSFNLAFKLYTALPTIKKIVSGVEISEADLQKFSAEIKNFKDLHEKIQKANITDIVTMVIAASITARSSDIHIEAEEKDIKIRFRVDGVLADAAALPKEQWSKVISRIKLLSGLKINVTDIPQDGRFTIFVKDGKIDVRVSCLPTSYGESVVMRLLMPSAAGLGFDGLGLWEPAFSQLKAQTERPNGMIITTGPTGSGKTTTLYAILNKLNEPGVKIITLEDPVEYKLAGINQSQVDYSRDYTFAKGLKSILRQDPDVVMVGEIRDIETADIAIQAALTGHLVISTIHTNSASGAIPRFMSMGVKPFLLAPALNAVIGQRLVRKICENCKVEDKLDAETLGRVKKILEALPTEVKEKYKVDLENLKFSRGVGCPECNNLGYKGRIGIYEIMIMSAEIEKIILSGEISEYQMQDIATKAGMVTMVQDGLLKALAGVTSVSEIFEAAE, from the coding sequence ATGGCAAACCCATCAATTGATGACCTTCTAAAGCAATACTCTGGCGCCGGTTCCCCCGCGCCCCAGGCTGCTTCGGAAGAAACACAGGAAAAATTTGAAGAGAAAATGACCGAAATCGCTCTGAAAGAAAAAGAAAAAATCGCCCAAGCCAAGGCGGCTGAATTAAATTTTCCCTACATCAATTTGAAGGGTTTTCCTATTAGTCCGGAAACCCTTACTTCTGTCCCTAAGGAAATAGCGGAAAAACTAAAAATTATTTGTTTTTTAAATACGGGCACGGAAATCCGAATCGGCGCAGTTGATCCGAACCAAGAACAAATTAAAGAAATTTTACTTTCGCTTGAAGATAAATTCCATAGTCACGGCGAAATCTATCTGATTTCGAAACATAGTTTTAATTTAGCTTTTAAACTTTACACGGCTTTGCCCACAATTAAAAAAATTGTGAGCGGAGTGGAAATTTCCGAAGCGGATTTACAAAAATTTTCCGCGGAAATAAAAAATTTCAAAGACCTTCACGAAAAAATCCAGAAAGCCAATATAACAGACATTGTCACCATGGTCATTGCCGCTTCAATCACGGCTCGTTCTTCTGATATCCATATTGAAGCTGAAGAAAAAGATATAAAAATTCGTTTTCGCGTTGACGGCGTTTTGGCAGATGCCGCCGCCCTGCCCAAAGAGCAGTGGTCAAAAGTCATTTCTCGCATCAAACTTCTTTCCGGATTAAAGATTAATGTCACGGACATTCCCCAAGACGGCCGCTTCACGATTTTTGTTAAAGACGGAAAAATTGATGTCCGCGTTTCCTGCCTCCCGACATCCTACGGCGAATCAGTTGTCATGCGCTTGCTAATGCCCTCCGCTGCCGGACTTGGTTTTGACGGCCTTGGCCTTTGGGAACCGGCCTTTTCACAACTTAAAGCCCAGACCGAACGGCCGAATGGCATGATTATCACAACCGGTCCGACTGGCTCTGGTAAAACCACTACTCTTTACGCTATTTTAAATAAACTAAACGAGCCGGGCGTAAAAATTATTACCTTGGAAGATCCAGTAGAATATAAATTGGCCGGCATTAATCAAAGCCAAGTTGATTATTCCCGCGACTATACTTTTGCCAAAGGTTTAAAATCAATTTTGCGCCAAGACCCGGACGTAGTCATGGTCGGTGAAATCCGTGATATTGAAACTGCGGACATTGCTATTCAGGCGGCGCTCACCGGGCACTTGGTAATTTCCACCATTCATACAAATAGCGCCTCAGGGGCGATTCCAAGATTTATGTCCATGGGCGTTAAACCATTTTTGCTTGCCCCGGCTCTAAACGCCGTGATTGGCCAGCGCTTGGTTAGAAAGATTTGCGAAAATTGCAAAGTGGAAGATAAATTAGACGCGGAAACTTTGGGGCGCGTAAAAAAAATTCTTGAAGCCCTGCCAACGGAAGTTAAGGAAAAATATAAAGTTGATTTGGAAAATTTAAAATTCTCGCGCGGCGTCGGCTGTCCGGAATGCAATAACCTCGGCTACAAAGGCCGCATCGGAATTTACGAAATTATGATTATGAGCGCGGAAATTGAAAAAATAATTTTATCCGGAGAAATTTCCGAATACCAAATGCAAGATATCGCGACCAAAGCCGGCATGGTGACCATGGTTCAAGATGGTTTATTAAAAGCCCTAGCCGGAGTCACCTCCGTTTCCGAAATTTTCGAAGCAGCGGAGTAA